The genome window AAGTTCAGTttgatcttcttctttcttttggcCGATGCTAATCTATGTTTATTTTGAATCTTCAGGCTTGACCCTCGGCACTCCAGCAACAACCATCAACAAAGTGTGCGCCTCCGGGATGAAGTCCATCATGCTGGCAGCTCAGAGTCTAATGTGTGGACACCAGGTAGCACTGGCATTAAATACACCTGCTCTCCTCTGCTCGTTccaggacaaacacaaacacacacatgaaggaAGACTTTGTTGTGACCAAACACAAGATGTTTGATAAAAAGCTGTTACAGTGTGTTCATCATAGACTTGGCCTTAGCACTCAAACTACCAGAGATGTACATCATCTGTGTCTGCATATGTTTaatgaagaaatatatttacacatcctcatactgtactttttatatctctctttattttttaacaaaaataagTTTTATGAACGGTAAAAAAGGGGACATTGAACAATCAGAAACTGAATTTTCCATGGAACCTATGACCATAACACAGAGCATCTACTACATGTTCATCTTTAACACACTGGGAAATAAGGAAATGAACACGTACTGCTAAAAACGCGAAGCTTCATTTCCTGAGAGAGCCGGGAACGGTCAGCTGTTAAAGATGCATAACTCATGCACAGACATGTCAATCATGGATAATAACGAGCAACTTCAGGTAGAAGAAATATATGTTTCCATCACATTGTTTGAGCTACAAACTACACTTCTGTAACAACCCAATCCTATGAAACACGATGACATAGAGAAGAAGGGACCTGAGAAGCAGACAACAGACTGTACGTGTCACTACATGTTAGTGTACggctgtctgtgttttcaggaTGTGATGGTGGCAGGAGGGATGGAGAGCATGTCCAACGTACCGTACGTGATGCCCAGAGAGACTCCAGCCTACGGAGGAGTGAGGATGGAAGACCTCATTGTGAAGGATGGACTCACTGATGTCTACAACAAATTCCACATGGTAACTATCAACCTGTCAAATATGACCGTGttacatatttttacttttttagtGTTGGAGATCCTGTTAGAATGCAtctgaaaatatattaaaagaaacTGCATGCAATAGAAAGTGGTTGTATTGCTGGTTGAACAATCAGAGTTAGAGCCAGCAGGGGATCCTCTTGAGAAATTGGTGTACAAGGTGAAaagtatatttgttatttagttGTGGgtaatatattttgaaatgtaaattgaTAACGTGTATATCCCactgaaatgtgtctgaaaCAAAACGTGCATTTAGGAAATCTTAAAATTCATTGTGTTAGCAGAGCATGAGGTGGAAGCCCACACGCACCAAACCAGCATGAAAGCTCTAGCGAGGACGGAGCCTCGTGTCTCCTGCGTCTTGGCTAAAAGGTTGCACTTGAACACAGCGCAAAAACTACAGCCAACAGCAAACTATCACTTACGCTCTGCGCCtgcgtgagaggaaataactctcCATAACAGCAGGTGGTGTTAGTCTATTCATCATTAGAAAAGGAAACGATATGCTTTAGGAATTAAAATGAAGCAGCACTTGCCGACCATTTTCACATCACACTTGCTCACCACTGAGCTTCATTCCAGATGGCCATGTTGTGAAATAACCCTGTATTGGAATGATCCAATGACCAATGAAAAGCCTCTCTGTGGCCTCTTGGCTTTAGTCGCTTGTATTACTTCTGTCCGTTTCTCTTGTCAATGTCAGCCAATCAGTGATTTGTCTCACCGACGGTCTCCGCTTCCCATTCAACATGACCGAAAAGTGCAGATGGCGCAGGACACACCACAAACACTAGGCCGACAGACGCTCATCAATGGTGCGACATTGGCATGTAGCGGCcttaaatgtgtaatttcatCAGTATCATATTTGATCTGTTgtccttttgtttttgcattactGTCTTTAACAGGGCAACTGTGCAGAACACACAGCCAAGAACAGCAACatcagcagagaggagcaagacGCCTATGCCATCGGATCATACAGCCGCAGCAAAGCAGCGTTCGAGTCTGGTGTGCTGGCCAAGGAGATTTTACCCGTTAGCATTCCCCAGAGAGGTACAGCGAGTTGATGTCGGCCCAGTGCTCATTTACTTTACACAGGACGGCATATCTGAGTTTGAGTGTTTCTGTAGGCAAACCTGATGTAGTCGTGTCCGAGGACGAGGAGTGGAGGAGGGTCGACTTCAGCAAAGTTCCCAAACTGAAGACGGTGTTCCAGAGAGAGAACGGTAACGAGTCATTACTTTCATTCATTACTTAGGTTAGGGACTTATTACTTAGGGAATGAAATGACGCCTTTCTGTCTAACTGAACAGTCATGCATCATGCTTGTATACTAATCCTGTTTCCACTAAGATTTTGTTAGACTTATTAtgcatctttaaaaaagaattcTACTATTTGCCTTCCACCCTGTTATAAGTCAAAGCACTGATGTGCTCATTAGTAAAATTGTTTTATTCTGCTGCTCATTAACTTTGCAATGTCATGTTTTCACACATTGTCAATTTCAACTCGAAAGCCATTTGTTGTAGCAACGATCTTATGTTACAGCATAAGCTGTTTGAGTGTGAATGTTGACATGTCGtgtaaaagcactttgagtggttGGAAGATTAAAAAGCTGCTCAATAAATTCAAGTGCAGTTACCATTTACCGTTGTGCCCTTGACTTTTAGGCACCGTGACAGCAGCCAATGCCAGCACACTGAACGATGGAGCAGCTGCTCTCGTTCTAATGACTGCAGATGCTGCAAAGAAGCTCGGTGTCACACCACTGGCCAGGATCGTctgtaagcacacacacacacacacacacacacacacacacacacacacacatacagtgtgtaaTGATAGAAAGCACCGAGGTGACTTCCTTGTTCATAAACCAAAAGCATTTGTGAGCAGTAGTCTAGTCTGCAGTACATGAAAGGAAGGTGTTGGAAGAGCAACGgcaaacagcatttattttatgtatgaggcatttataaaaaaataaaaagaatgtcTCAGTCTCTTGTTGTTCATTTCGACACTAAGATTTAAGAATAAAACATGCACTTGTGGTAACAAGAAACatcattaaatgtattactatgacatttatttgtcatagtttttgttacattttaggATTAATGTATGTAATATTCTTTTCCTAGCTTttgctgatgctgctgttgcACCCATTGATTTCCCCATTGCTCCTGCATTTGCTGTACCAAAGGTGAGTACGTTATGAGCATGTGATTAGTAGTTAGTACTTCTTAAATATTGGGTATTAGACAATGGGCCAAACGTTTTTcaattttgtgtgtgtcaggcccTGGATGCAGCAGGACTGAAGAAGGATGATATCAGCATGTGGGAGATCAACGAGGCCTTCAGCGTGGTCGTGCTGGCCAACATGAAGATGTTGGACATCGACCCTGCAAAAGTCAACGTCAACGGAGGAGCTGTTTCACTGGGACACCCCATCGGGTGAGCAGCTGAGAGACTCGTACTCATAGATTTTTGTTTATCCTCTTTTGAATCTGATCCAGACAAGAGTCAGCTGTTACCGAGCTCAGACTAAAAGTATCCTTTTCACAGTCCATATTCAAACCTAACCCAGAACACTGTGGATGTCCTATCACTTTTGAAATTGACAACATTGGCAGATATTTAACTACTGCATCACTTGTTTTCAACCTTTCAACTAAGTTTCTTTTgccaaatcaaatttatttgtatagcccaatatgacaaattatacatttgtctcagtgtgctttacagactgtacaggttacaacatcctctgtccttagaccctcgcatcacacaaggaaaaacttcctaaaagaaaccccataattaaagggggaacaatggaagaaacctcagggagagcaactgaagagggatccctctctcaggacggacagacgtgcaatagatgtcgtatgtacaggataaacgacatagtacaaatacaacatttgacagaaattatgttgtgttggaaaaaaatagaaagtttggatgaatccaggaaaacgtcaataaggcttcccggtgtccagcaggaccaggtcagcaggcgctgtcacgattcatcatcctgacgtaaactttatcagtggcaacctgccacatgagagacagacactccggggataataccccggatggtgagttagtaacatacatttacataaatgcatacagatagagagggagaagaagagagagggaggggaggagagaggaagagaaggaagagagcaaggaggtgtcccccggcagtctaagcctatagcagcataactaggggctgatccagggcaaacctgagccagccctaactataagctttatcaaaaaggaaagtctttagcctactcttaaatgtggagagggtgtctgcacCCGAACACAAATTGGGAGTgttcttagagactctaggaaccacaagtaaccctgcagtctgggagcgtaatgctctagttggtttataaggtactatgagatctttaagatatgctggagcctgaccattaattgatttgtaagtcaggagaaggattttgaattttattctgtattttaccgggagcgagtgcagtgcagctaatagaggagtaatatgatcccgtttccttgttcttgtcaatacacgtgccgctgcattttggatcaactgaagagtcttaagcgactttttgggacaacctgataacaatgagttgcagtaatacagccttgaagtaacaaatgcatggactagtttttctgcatcattttgagacaggatgtgtcttatttttgcaatgttacgtagatgaaagaaggcagtccttgagatttgttttatgtgggagttaaaagacagatcctgatcaaagatgatgccaagattccttacagtggtgctggaggccaaattaatgccatccagagcttctatgtcattagaaaatgcgtttcggaggcgtttagggccaagtataataacttcagttttgtctgtgtttaacatcaaaacgttGCTAGACAAGTGTTTAtatccttaaggcatgcttgaagatGCAAAACAGAACTCAACTAGCATTTcttgtttgcatttctttgcaGGGACaacatatatttttgttttgcctgtatgttttcattagGACACTTATTCAACCACAAATAGAACATTTCCACTCACCATCTCCTCTCAATAACTTCAGCTTACTTTCAGTTTTCATTCTTTTCAGTGTGATTTTAATGATTGCAAAATAGCATTtaatatacaaacaaatgttgTGGATTACAACTTCTGCTTTATTTCTCTTTGCTCTGTCAGGATGTCTGGGGCGAGGATTGTGGGTCACATGGTGCACAACCTGAAGTCGGGCCAGTACGGGCTGGCAGGTATCTGCaatggaggaggtggagcttCATCTATTATCATCCAGAAAGTGTAGATGCAGTCCCTGATGCACTCTTTGTTCAACTGTTGACTCCAGATGGTGAGGGTGTCTGAACTCCCTTTTACTGTGAACAATGCTTCTGTTACCACTTTATTGCCAGTGGCCTTACTCAAACAGCAGAGTAGGGCTCGGCTCACATGACATCATGACTCCAGTGTTTAACACACTCCTTTGTTCAAAACACTCCTTTGTTTGATGCATATTGTTCAAAAATGATTAAtatttaactaataaataaatagtttgtatGAAACCACTGTTGTGTTATTGCTTTTCTAAGTCTACTAAAGCTTTGACGTTTaattttataatgtataataattaaaGTTTTCTTGTGCTCTAAAAATGAAGACCAGAGTAAAAGAGTTGTTGCTGAGACTCACGCTGGCCACTAGAGGGTGCAGTTGTCCTGGTAATGTGAAGTAGGTTTGTGCTGCTCATGTTGCCTTTACACAGTAGTTTCATTAGTGttatgtatattttcttttatgtgGTTTTAAACATTAGTCATTTGTTGTTAAAGAGTTAAgttcatgttgttttcagctggtcttaaaaaacaaacaatgcagtTTCAGaattaaatgtatcaaatcACATCAAACTGAACTGTCCTAAAACCTGGAGAGACACTACTGAGGGTTTACTGGTCCTTTAAAGGTATTTAAGATACACACCAACAACATTATATTTCTGCAGATAAATCAGTTTTTctacttaaaataaaactaaaactttaaTAGCATTTTCAAGATATAAGATATGTATTGTCatgcacagataacagacagttataACACTTACTTTGCTTATCCTCCAATGCAACATTTTGAATTAGAACTAAAAGTAagagatatacacaatataaaaataaataaagagtaaaaggtattgcacataagttcacagtacagtgttagtactgtgaaatataatatacaacaagGAGCACCATGCATAGTTCCAGTTGTGTTATGTTCACAGTTCAATCAGTTGGGGTGGGGGAGCATATTCACAAGCCTGATGGCCTGCGGGTAGAAACtgagagtgaagagtctgtGCTGGGGGTGTGTACTGTCCCTGACGATGTTTTGGGCATGCAATCAGTAGCCAGTAGAAAACCCATATTATTGCAAACTAAAGTGGGAGATCTAGTGTATACTCTTACACTTCTTGCTCGATAGCTTCTTTATAAACAAAAATCAGTTCAGGGTCTGAATTCAGGgtcatttgaccttttttttcttaGCCATTATCTGAATCCTCTGAGGGTCTGTGTCTGATTCTCTTTCTCCGCTGGTCCACTTCCTGTCGGGGCCTGTCTCTGGTCTTTCAGGTAACTCCCAACAATGCATGATTTTCCTTATTTTCCTCATGCTCTTTAAATCCAGTGTGTCAAAACTATCTAAAGGTTGAGGCTGTTCTTTAGTCTCTCACTCTTTACGCAGGCGAACGTTGAGTTAAACATTAACAAGGTCTGAAAGTCCTTCGGCCATCACTATGTTAAGGCCATTACCTATTTGTTTGGACGTTACTGATTAAGCACAGCAGATGTTATCGTTAGGAGGACCAACAATAGCAAACGCAATGTAAGAACCGAGTCTTTTATGCCTTTTCACTTCACTTATATGctgtttcttctgtgtctgAATGAGCCTTTGGTTTGTTAAAGCAGCAGTGAGTGTGTCACCTGTTAACTCTTGTTCCTCTAGTAAGAGGTGCTTAACATGTTCTTTATTTCTTACTGTTTCAAGTTTTCTTATTGAATGTCTGTCATTTGAAGAGGAAGTCTTCAAGTCTTCAATGCAACAGAATGAGACTTTATCTTTGCTGCTTAGACATTTGACCAACAAATATTACCAACAGTTCTCTGAATGAGAGGCTGGTTGTCATTATCGGTGCTCAATGTTACCACACGCCTACACACAGGACCACAGTATATGTACATCACACTAGGGAATGTAATTCCTAAATGAGCTTTTCCTGTCACAAATCAATGCACGACCACTTCTGGATGAACCTTATCTTTAGAAGATAACGAGTATCGGCGCTTGCCTTCATTAATACCTGCTGTTTGCCCATGTCATTTTGAAGTGTTTTATAAATCAAGTGGCACAACGGGCTGCCTTGTGCACACGGGGAAAGGGTGTGGTCATGGCTGATGATTACATGTAGGAATAGGGTGAAGATGAGGCAGAGGAAGGAACAGGGAGTGTGGGGGGACAGACGCAATCACAGTGCTGAAGGAATTGTAGAGCGTTCAAGGTAGGTGGATAAATGTTAGTTACTCTAAGTCTCTCGGGTAGCGTGGGAGCTTTCTCAAATCAGCTTGTAGCTTGTTTGTTAAAAAGTAGTTCTGATATGTAGTTTGCATGTTAACTCTTTTAACCAAATGAGTTGCTCAatctaatgtttttgttttatgaatatTGCTTTAAAGAATGCGACACTTTAGGCGCTGTACTTATGAACAAGGCTCCTTCATTTtgctttaaataactttttcaaGGTTTGACAGTCTCCCTCCGCAGGCAGTTTCAATATGTATCATAACCAGGTAAGTCAGTTTCATGGTAAGAGGCaacatttgtaaatgtcattttcattatttccgTTTATTTTGAACAGTTTACTCTTTACTGTTCATCACTTCGACAACGTGAAATTAatgatattttttttgtttaccttGTGTTATCTCTAAAATAATATGTTTG of Cottoperca gobio chromosome 14, fCotGob3.1, whole genome shotgun sequence contains these proteins:
- the acat1 gene encoding acetyl-CoA acetyltransferase, mitochondrial isoform X2, which codes for MGSFRGSLAALPATKLGSIAIKGAIDKAGIAPEEVKEVYMGNVLQAGEGQAPTRQALLGAGLTLGTPATTINKVCASGMKSIMLAAQSLMCGHQDVMVAGGMESMSNVPYVMPRETPAYGGVRMEDLIVKDGLTDVYNKFHMGNCAEHTAKNSNISREEQDAYAIGSYSRSKAAFESGVLAKEILPVSIPQRGKPDVVVSEDEEWRRVDFSKVPKLKTVFQRENGTVTAANASTLNDGAAALVLMTADAAKKLGVTPLARIVSFADAAVAPIDFPIAPAFAVPKALDAAGLKKDDISMWEINEAFSVVVLANMKMLDIDPAKVNVNGGAVSLGHPIGMSGARIVGHMVHNLKSGQYGLAGICNGGGGASSIIIQKV
- the acat1 gene encoding acetyl-CoA acetyltransferase, mitochondrial isoform X1, yielding MSSSGLLTMRVQMCNRLTHRYLSRTYTSRPSLNEVFIVSAVRTPMGSFRGSLAALPATKLGSIAIKGAIDKAGIAPEEVKEVYMGNVLQAGEGQAPTRQALLGAGLTLGTPATTINKVCASGMKSIMLAAQSLMCGHQDVMVAGGMESMSNVPYVMPRETPAYGGVRMEDLIVKDGLTDVYNKFHMGNCAEHTAKNSNISREEQDAYAIGSYSRSKAAFESGVLAKEILPVSIPQRGKPDVVVSEDEEWRRVDFSKVPKLKTVFQRENGTVTAANASTLNDGAAALVLMTADAAKKLGVTPLARIVSFADAAVAPIDFPIAPAFAVPKALDAAGLKKDDISMWEINEAFSVVVLANMKMLDIDPAKVNVNGGAVSLGHPIGMSGARIVGHMVHNLKSGQYGLAGICNGGGGASSIIIQKV